From Phenylobacterium immobile (ATCC 35973), a single genomic window includes:
- the ftsA gene encoding cell division protein FtsA gives MQIRPEDRLSDRQLAADKRDSRDALKSALVRQQVVAAVDLGASKVTCFIMKPEGVRKGDRTLTTAGVGYVQSRGVRGGAIVNLDEASSAIAQAVERAENVAGVRVQGVTVATAGGQLASHRIAGRVSIGARPINDNDLVRAIQQALGPFKLAGRRAAHILPISWSVDGQNGVKDPRAMFGRTLGVELLVVSVSEAVFQTLGACVERAHLQFEGVVAAPFVSALAALEEDEMDLGAICIDMGGGSTSAAVFTGGSLVHVETVPVGGGHVTQDIARGLSTSIAGAERIKTLHGSAIASANEDREMIEAPPRGDDPGAGPVVAPRSLLKGIIAPRVEETLELLRDRLRASGAPVEAGAGLVLTGGASQLAGVREVAVRVFDRPVRLGRPRRVPHLADAASGPAFTAAAGVLHRAAFGPREAVSAKALASAKLRREPLDPRANPVAKAAAWLRENL, from the coding sequence ATGCAGATTCGCCCGGAAGACAGGCTCAGCGACCGCCAGCTCGCCGCTGACAAGCGCGACAGCCGTGATGCGCTGAAATCGGCGCTGGTGCGCCAGCAGGTCGTCGCCGCCGTCGACCTGGGCGCGTCCAAGGTCACCTGCTTCATCATGAAGCCTGAGGGCGTCCGTAAGGGCGACCGGACCTTGACCACCGCCGGGGTGGGTTATGTGCAGTCGCGCGGCGTGCGCGGCGGGGCCATTGTCAACCTGGACGAGGCGTCGTCCGCGATCGCTCAAGCCGTGGAGCGCGCCGAGAACGTCGCCGGCGTCCGCGTGCAGGGCGTCACCGTCGCCACCGCCGGCGGCCAGTTGGCCAGCCACCGTATCGCCGGCCGCGTCTCCATCGGCGCGCGGCCGATCAACGACAACGACCTGGTCAGGGCCATTCAGCAGGCGCTCGGCCCCTTCAAGCTCGCCGGTCGCCGCGCCGCCCACATCCTGCCGATCTCCTGGTCGGTGGACGGCCAGAACGGGGTCAAGGATCCGCGCGCCATGTTCGGCCGCACCCTGGGCGTCGAGCTTCTGGTCGTGTCGGTCTCCGAGGCTGTGTTCCAGACCCTCGGCGCCTGCGTCGAGCGCGCCCACCTGCAGTTCGAAGGCGTTGTCGCCGCGCCCTTCGTCTCGGCGCTCGCCGCGCTGGAAGAAGACGAGATGGACTTGGGCGCCATCTGCATCGACATGGGCGGCGGCTCGACGTCGGCGGCGGTGTTCACCGGCGGGTCCCTCGTCCACGTCGAGACCGTCCCGGTCGGTGGCGGCCACGTGACGCAGGATATCGCCCGCGGGCTTTCCACCTCCATCGCCGGCGCTGAGCGTATCAAGACGTTGCACGGCTCGGCCATCGCCTCGGCCAACGAGGACCGCGAGATGATCGAGGCGCCGCCGCGCGGCGACGATCCTGGCGCGGGCCCGGTGGTTGCGCCGCGTTCGCTGCTGAAGGGCATCATCGCCCCTCGCGTGGAAGAAACCCTGGAGTTGCTGCGGGATCGCCTAAGGGCGTCGGGCGCCCCTGTCGAAGCCGGCGCGGGCCTGGTCCTGACCGGCGGCGCGAGCCAATTGGCCGGTGTGCGTGAAGTGGCGGTGCGGGTGTTTGACCGTCCGGTGCGCCTGGGCCGTCCGCGCCGGGTGCCGCACTTGGCTGACGCCGCCTCCGGCCCGGCCTTCACCGCCGCCGCCGGCGTCTTGCACCGCGCGGCCTTCGGCCCACGCGAGGCGGTCTCCGCCAAGGCCCTGGCCTCGGCCAAGCTGCGCCGCGAACCGCTCGACCCGCGCGCCAACCCGGTCGCCAAGGCCGCCGCCTGGCTGCGCGAGAACCTCTGA
- a CDS encoding cell division protein FtsQ/DivIB has protein sequence MILAAAAGVLALAMVAVLATGGRGQRIIGTIAMGADAKMGEAGFRLTTVHVEGASAMATPDIVEATGVKRNQPILGLNLDQVRADVEKVGWVEDAKVVRLLPDTLVLSVTERKQLAVWQRGGRIMVIDEKGRVIPEANAALFPQLPLVVGEGGAANAPQILPLIAQRPQLMQRLEAFVRVDDRRWDLRLKDGALIQLPAVGEEDALMRLEALDRRTHLMAVGFDRVDLRNPDVTAVRPKGAELPPEPKTAGT, from the coding sequence TTGATCCTCGCCGCCGCGGCCGGCGTGCTGGCGCTGGCCATGGTCGCGGTGCTGGCGACGGGCGGACGGGGCCAGCGCATTATCGGTACGATCGCCATGGGCGCCGACGCCAAGATGGGCGAGGCAGGCTTTCGTCTGACGACTGTCCACGTCGAAGGCGCGTCGGCCATGGCCACGCCGGACATCGTCGAGGCGACCGGCGTCAAGCGCAACCAGCCGATCCTGGGCCTCAACCTCGACCAGGTGCGCGCTGACGTCGAGAAGGTCGGCTGGGTCGAGGACGCCAAGGTCGTGCGTCTCCTGCCCGACACCCTGGTCCTCTCGGTGACCGAGCGGAAGCAGCTCGCCGTCTGGCAAAGGGGCGGCCGCATTATGGTGATCGACGAGAAGGGCCGGGTGATCCCCGAGGCGAACGCCGCGCTTTTCCCGCAACTGCCGCTGGTGGTTGGCGAGGGCGGGGCGGCCAATGCGCCGCAGATCCTGCCCCTGATCGCCCAGCGCCCGCAGCTCATGCAACGCCTGGAGGCCTTCGTCCGCGTCGACGACCGCCGCTGGGATCTGCGCCTGAAGGACGGCGCGCTGATCCAGCTCCCGGCGGTCGGCGAAGAGGACGCCCTGATGCGCCTGGAGGCGCTCGACCGCCGCACGCACCTGATGGCGGTGGGCTTCGATCGCGTCGACCTGCGCAACCCGGATGTGACCGCTGTGCGCCCCAAGGGCGCCGAGCTTCCACCCGAGCCGAAAACGGCCGGGACCTGA
- a CDS encoding D-alanine--D-alanine ligase yields MTEVSQPLAGRHVAVLMGGLSAEREVSLVSGRACAEALERLGAQVSRIDAGRDLAQQLTAIKPDLCFNALHGEWGEDGVVQGVLETLGVRYTHSGVLASALAMDKTKAKAVLAAAGVRVPGGGLFNRHEVARDHVMAPPYVVKPNAEGSSVGVFIVMEGANRPPQEIAAPGWSMGEEVLVEPYIAGKELAVGVMDGKAMTVTEIFPASGFYDYEAKYGEGGSQHVLPAKLPPHVFAEALRLSELAHAALGCRGATRSDLRYDDVNDNLVLLEVNTQPGMTPTSLVPEQAALQGMGFDQLVLWITEDAYARGPRGIAKDGETSSKSAS; encoded by the coding sequence GTGACCGAAGTTTCCCAGCCCCTAGCTGGCCGACATGTGGCGGTGTTGATGGGCGGGCTGTCCGCCGAGCGCGAGGTCAGCCTGGTGTCCGGCCGCGCCTGCGCCGAGGCCCTGGAGCGCCTGGGCGCGCAAGTCAGCCGCATCGACGCCGGCCGCGATCTCGCCCAGCAGCTGACCGCCATCAAACCGGACCTCTGTTTCAACGCCCTGCACGGCGAGTGGGGCGAGGACGGCGTCGTCCAGGGCGTGCTGGAGACGCTGGGCGTGCGCTACACCCACTCCGGCGTTCTCGCCTCGGCCTTGGCCATGGACAAGACCAAGGCCAAGGCGGTGCTGGCCGCGGCCGGCGTGCGCGTACCTGGCGGCGGCCTCTTCAACCGCCACGAGGTCGCCCGCGACCACGTCATGGCGCCCCCCTATGTGGTCAAGCCGAACGCCGAGGGTTCATCGGTCGGCGTGTTCATCGTCATGGAGGGCGCGAACCGCCCGCCGCAGGAGATCGCCGCGCCGGGGTGGAGCATGGGCGAGGAGGTGCTGGTCGAGCCCTACATCGCCGGCAAGGAGCTGGCCGTCGGCGTGATGGACGGCAAGGCCATGACCGTCACCGAGATCTTTCCGGCCAGCGGCTTCTACGACTATGAGGCCAAGTACGGAGAGGGCGGCTCCCAGCATGTCCTGCCCGCCAAGCTGCCGCCTCACGTCTTCGCTGAGGCGCTGCGCCTGTCGGAGCTGGCGCACGCTGCGCTAGGGTGTCGCGGCGCCACACGATCCGACCTGCGTTATGACGACGTTAACGACAATCTGGTCCTTCTGGAGGTCAACACCCAACCGGGCATGACGCCGACCTCCCTCGTTCCAGAGCAGGCGGCCCTCCAGGGGATGGGCTTCGATCAGCTGGTGCTTTGGATAACGGAGGATGCCTATGCCCGGGGGCCGCGGGGGATCGCCAAGGATGGCGAAACCTCAAGCAAAAGCGCCTCCTAG
- a CDS encoding M20/M25/M40 family metallo-hydrolase → MASLWLKILAAALLAVSMAAPSRAAEINAAKLGAVRNAALSDQTAWGVVESLTTEVGARPVGSPAMTRARDWAVAKLTALGFKNVTVETFNTAVWTRGEERAEIIGPFPQKLAILGLGRSTSTPKDGLSAEIIVFPSYQGLLDAPLGSLKGKIAVVTQRMPRTQDGSGYGALNAQRTRGPFEAARRGAVGYLVRSLSTDDTRLPHTGAASPGEIPAAALAPADAELLERMAARGKPVTVRLRMTSTYRTDVPGWNVSGDIPGIGAPDEVIVIGGHLDSWDVGDGAVDDAAGVAITTAAAKVAASQGPLRRTIRVVMWGSEEQGGSGGAYAKQHAIEARSKMIVVGESDSGAGRIWRVAVPALVLDHPHIRAFAAAVQPLRVMVDRAPPQFGGADVQPLIELGAPFVDFSQDMNRYFDLHHSDDDTLDKVDPGDLAQNVAVWAAFLYVAAGGDIVFKSNDRPVSTGQ, encoded by the coding sequence TTGGCAAGCCTGTGGCTTAAGATCCTGGCGGCGGCCTTGCTGGCCGTGTCCATGGCGGCGCCGAGCCGGGCCGCCGAGATCAACGCGGCGAAGCTGGGCGCCGTGCGCAACGCCGCGCTCTCCGACCAGACCGCCTGGGGCGTGGTCGAGAGCCTGACAACCGAGGTCGGCGCGCGGCCGGTCGGTTCGCCGGCGATGACGCGCGCGCGCGATTGGGCGGTCGCCAAGCTGACGGCGCTCGGGTTCAAGAACGTCACCGTCGAGACCTTCAACACCGCGGTTTGGACCCGCGGCGAGGAGCGCGCGGAGATCATCGGGCCTTTTCCGCAGAAGCTCGCTATCCTGGGCCTGGGCCGTTCAACCTCGACGCCGAAGGACGGACTGAGCGCCGAGATCATCGTCTTCCCCTCCTATCAGGGCCTGCTGGACGCGCCGCTCGGCTCCTTGAAGGGCAAGATCGCCGTGGTCACCCAGCGGATGCCGCGCACGCAAGACGGGTCGGGCTACGGCGCCTTGAACGCCCAGCGCACGCGCGGTCCCTTCGAGGCGGCCCGCCGCGGCGCCGTCGGCTACCTGGTGCGCTCACTGTCCACCGACGACACTCGCCTGCCGCACACGGGCGCGGCGTCGCCGGGCGAGATCCCGGCCGCCGCACTGGCGCCCGCCGACGCTGAATTGCTCGAACGCATGGCCGCACGCGGCAAACCGGTGACGGTGCGTCTGCGCATGACCTCGACCTATCGGACCGACGTCCCCGGCTGGAATGTTTCGGGCGACATCCCCGGGATCGGGGCGCCCGACGAGGTGATCGTCATCGGCGGACACCTCGACAGCTGGGACGTCGGCGACGGCGCGGTGGACGACGCCGCCGGCGTCGCCATCACCACCGCCGCGGCGAAGGTCGCCGCCAGCCAGGGCCCGCTGCGGCGAACCATCCGGGTCGTGATGTGGGGGTCGGAGGAGCAGGGCGGATCGGGCGGAGCCTATGCCAAGCAGCACGCCATCGAGGCGCGTTCAAAGATGATCGTCGTCGGCGAGAGCGATTCCGGCGCCGGCCGCATCTGGCGCGTCGCCGTACCGGCCCTGGTGCTGGATCATCCGCATATCCGCGCCTTCGCCGCCGCCGTGCAGCCGTTGCGGGTGATGGTCGACCGCGCGCCGCCGCAATTCGGCGGCGCCGACGTGCAACCGCTGATCGAGCTGGGTGCGCCCTTCGTCGACTTCAGCCAGGACATGAACCGCTACTTCGACCTGCACCACTCCGACGACGACACCCTCGACAAGGTCGATCCCGGCGACCTGGCCCAGAACGTGGCGGTCTGGGCGGCCTTCCTCTATGTCGCGGCGGGCGGCGACATCGTCTTCAAGTCCAATGACAGGCCGGTCAGCACCGGCCAATGA
- the murB gene encoding UDP-N-acetylmuramate dehydrogenase, whose amino-acid sequence MILPEVRGQILRHEPLGPFTWFQVGGPAEALFLPKDEADLAGFLRALDPAIPVTLLGVGSNTLVRDGGVDGVVIRLGRAFGDVTPAGENRIAAGAATLDATLAREAARAGIAGLEFYRGVPGAIGGALVMNAGCYGSETKDVLVEAYALTRAGERITLSNAEMEYSYRKSGRAAAEPLIFLGGLFEGQPDDPAAIEARMSAITERREQSQPIREKTGGSTFKNPEGHSAWKLVDGAGWRGKPFGGAMFSPLHSNFLINTGSATAADLEGLGETVRAEVTAQFGVQLEWEIKRIGKPVA is encoded by the coding sequence ATGATCCTGCCCGAGGTCCGCGGCCAAATTCTGCGCCATGAGCCCCTGGGCCCTTTCACCTGGTTCCAGGTCGGCGGGCCAGCTGAAGCTCTGTTCCTGCCGAAGGACGAGGCCGATCTCGCCGGCTTCCTGAGGGCGCTGGATCCGGCGATCCCCGTCACTCTGCTGGGCGTCGGCTCCAACACCCTGGTGCGCGACGGCGGCGTGGACGGCGTGGTGATCCGCCTGGGCCGCGCCTTCGGCGACGTGACGCCGGCGGGGGAGAACCGGATCGCGGCGGGCGCGGCGACGCTGGACGCGACTCTCGCCCGCGAGGCGGCGAGGGCTGGAATCGCCGGCCTTGAGTTCTACCGCGGCGTGCCGGGCGCCATCGGCGGGGCCCTGGTGATGAACGCCGGCTGCTATGGCTCGGAGACCAAGGATGTCCTTGTCGAAGCCTATGCCCTGACGCGGGCGGGCGAGCGGATCACGCTCAGCAACGCCGAGATGGAGTACAGCTATCGCAAGTCGGGCCGCGCCGCGGCCGAACCGCTGATCTTCCTGGGCGGCCTGTTCGAGGGCCAACCGGACGATCCGGCCGCCATTGAGGCGCGGATGAGCGCCATCACGGAGCGGCGCGAGCAGAGCCAGCCGATCCGCGAAAAGACCGGCGGTTCGACGTTCAAGAACCCTGAGGGTCATTCGGCCTGGAAACTGGTGGACGGGGCCGGCTGGCGGGGCAAGCCCTTCGGCGGGGCGATGTTCTCGCCGTTGCATTCGAACTTCCTGATCAACACCGGATCAGCCACCGCCGCCGACCTCGAGGGCCTTGGCGAGACTGTCCGCGCCGAGGTGACGGCGCAGTTCGGCGTCCAGCTGGAATGGGAGATCAAGCGCATTGGCAAGCCTGTGGCTTAA
- the murC gene encoding UDP-N-acetylmuramate--L-alanine ligase, translating into MTRRPVPFDLGPVHFIGIGGIGMSGIAEIMLRIGYTVQGSDARASANTERLEKLGAKIFIGHDAAHVEGASAIVYSTAVKPDNAEMVAGRERRLPLVRRAEMLAELMRLQFSVAVGGTHGKTTTTSLVAALLDAGGMDPTVVNGGIINAYGTNAKVGEGEWIVVEADESDGTFLKLKSTVAIVTNIDAEHLDHYGDFDAVKRAFRDFVENIPFYGFAAVCTDHLEVQAMAARVENRRLIAYGVNPQAEVRAENISMAPDGAHFDVVLAPLGGETSRIDGLHLPMAGHHNVMNSLAAIAVARELGVDADAIRAGLAGFGGVRRRFTTTGVANGVRVVDDYGHHPVEIASVLSAARGVSEGRVIAVVQPHRYSRLRDLFDEFSACFSDADVVIIADVYAAGETPLEGVSRDALADGVRRFGHRRVLTLDGPDKLAGIVAAEAKAGDLVVLMGAGDITTWAYALPGELEALGA; encoded by the coding sequence ATGACTCGACGCCCTGTGCCCTTCGACCTCGGACCCGTGCATTTCATCGGCATCGGCGGCATCGGCATGAGCGGCATCGCCGAGATCATGCTGCGGATCGGCTACACGGTGCAGGGCTCGGATGCGCGCGCCAGCGCCAACACCGAGCGGCTGGAGAAGCTGGGCGCGAAGATCTTCATCGGCCATGACGCCGCTCACGTCGAAGGCGCCTCGGCCATCGTCTATTCGACGGCGGTGAAGCCGGACAACGCCGAGATGGTCGCTGGGCGCGAGCGACGCCTGCCGCTGGTGCGACGCGCCGAGATGCTGGCCGAACTCATGCGCCTGCAATTTTCGGTGGCCGTCGGCGGCACCCACGGCAAGACGACGACGACCTCGCTGGTCGCGGCCCTGCTGGACGCCGGTGGCATGGACCCGACCGTGGTCAACGGCGGGATCATCAACGCCTACGGCACCAACGCGAAGGTGGGCGAGGGCGAGTGGATCGTCGTCGAGGCCGACGAAAGCGACGGCACCTTCCTGAAGCTGAAATCCACGGTGGCCATCGTCACCAACATCGACGCCGAGCACCTGGACCACTACGGCGATTTCGACGCGGTGAAGCGCGCCTTCCGCGATTTCGTCGAGAACATTCCCTTCTACGGCTTCGCCGCGGTCTGCACCGACCACCTGGAAGTCCAGGCCATGGCCGCCCGCGTCGAGAACCGCCGGCTGATCGCCTACGGCGTGAACCCCCAGGCCGAGGTTCGGGCCGAGAACATCTCCATGGCCCCGGACGGGGCGCACTTCGACGTGGTGCTCGCGCCCCTGGGCGGCGAGACCAGCCGGATCGACGGGCTGCACCTGCCGATGGCCGGCCATCACAACGTCATGAACTCGCTGGCGGCCATCGCCGTGGCGCGCGAGCTGGGGGTTGATGCGGATGCGATCCGCGCCGGCCTGGCGGGCTTTGGCGGCGTGCGCCGGCGCTTCACCACCACCGGTGTCGCCAACGGCGTCCGGGTCGTCGACGACTATGGCCACCACCCTGTCGAGATCGCCTCGGTGCTCAGCGCCGCGCGCGGGGTCAGCGAGGGTCGGGTGATCGCCGTGGTCCAGCCGCATCGGTATTCGCGCCTGCGCGACCTGTTCGACGAATTCAGCGCCTGTTTCAGCGACGCCGACGTGGTGATCATCGCCGACGTCTACGCCGCGGGGGAGACGCCGCTCGAGGGCGTCAGCCGCGACGCCCTGGCCGATGGCGTCCGCCGCTTCGGCCACCGCCGGGTTCTGACCCTGGACGGGCCGGACAAGCTGGCGGGGATCGTCGCGGCCGAAGCCAAGGCGGGCGACTTGGTCGTGCTGATGGGCGCTGGCGATATCACGACCTGGGCCTACGCCCTGCCGGGCGAGCTTGAAGCGCTCGGCGCATGA
- a CDS encoding glutathione S-transferase family protein encodes MSDELVFYTNPMSRGRIVRWMLEEIGQPYRTEILSFADLSSAEYRSINPMGKVPAITHGHTVVTETAAICAYLADAFPEADLAPALSDPARGAYYRWLFFGAGCIEPAVTNRSLGLEPPADKRGMVGYGSMDSVLDTLEEAVAEGPYLLGEQFTAADVYIGSQIAFGTMFGTIEKRPAFLAYLQRVSMRPAAVSAREIDDEIIAEQKAAG; translated from the coding sequence ATGTCTGACGAACTGGTCTTCTACACCAACCCGATGTCGCGCGGCCGGATCGTGCGGTGGATGCTCGAGGAGATCGGACAGCCCTATCGCACCGAGATCCTGTCCTTCGCCGACCTATCCTCGGCGGAGTACCGGTCGATCAACCCCATGGGCAAGGTGCCGGCGATCACCCACGGCCATACGGTCGTCACCGAGACCGCCGCCATCTGCGCCTACCTGGCGGACGCCTTCCCCGAGGCCGACCTCGCCCCGGCGCTCAGCGATCCGGCCCGCGGCGCCTATTACCGCTGGCTGTTCTTTGGCGCGGGCTGCATCGAGCCGGCGGTGACCAACCGCTCGCTCGGCCTCGAGCCCCCGGCCGACAAGCGCGGCATGGTGGGCTACGGCTCGATGGATAGCGTCCTCGACACCCTGGAAGAGGCCGTCGCCGAAGGCCCTTACCTGCTCGGCGAACAGTTCACCGCGGCGGATGTCTACATCGGCTCGCAGATCGCCTTCGGGACCATGTTCGGCACGATCGAAAAGCGGCCGGCGTTCTTGGCTTACCTCCAGCGCGTCTCCATGCGCCCCGCCGCTGTCAGCGCCCGCGAAATCGACGACGAAATCATCGCCGAACAGAAAGCGGCGGGTTAG
- the murG gene encoding undecaprenyldiphospho-muramoylpentapeptide beta-N-acetylglucosaminyltransferase: MSKVCVVAAGGTGGHLFPAQALAEALIARGWRIVLASDERVAGLAQDFPAERRIGLSAATYRPGDPIGMARAGFAVLRGAMQARKAYREVNPDVVVGFGGYPSAPALVAAIMDKRPTVIHEQNAVMGRANRFLASHVQTVACAFPTLKKAPKGVGERAQVVGNPVRPAIRALADLPYTPPEPDGPIRLLITGGSQGARLLSELPPEAIRALPEALRQRLRVVQQTRAESLPLARRIYRDALVDAEIAPFFRDIAARLAEAHLVIGRSGAGSVCEFAVAGKPSILVPLAIAIDDDQGQNARLLAEAGGAEIAREHQLTVDSLALALETLLTNPERLSRMAAAARAVAIPDGAERLADVVERTAAMGR, translated from the coding sequence ATGAGCAAGGTCTGCGTCGTGGCGGCCGGGGGCACCGGCGGCCACCTGTTTCCCGCCCAGGCCCTGGCCGAGGCGCTGATCGCCCGCGGTTGGCGCATCGTGCTGGCTTCGGACGAGCGGGTCGCCGGTCTGGCCCAAGACTTCCCCGCTGAGCGCCGCATCGGCCTGTCGGCGGCGACCTATCGACCCGGCGACCCCATCGGCATGGCCCGCGCCGGCTTCGCCGTGCTGCGCGGGGCGATGCAGGCGCGAAAGGCCTATCGCGAGGTCAATCCGGACGTGGTCGTGGGCTTTGGCGGCTATCCCTCCGCCCCAGCGCTGGTCGCGGCGATCATGGACAAGCGTCCCACCGTCATCCACGAGCAGAACGCGGTCATGGGTCGGGCCAACCGTTTCCTGGCTAGCCACGTCCAGACGGTGGCCTGCGCCTTCCCGACGTTGAAGAAGGCGCCCAAGGGGGTCGGCGAACGCGCCCAGGTCGTCGGCAATCCCGTTCGACCCGCCATTCGCGCCCTGGCCGACCTTCCCTACACGCCGCCCGAGCCCGACGGCCCGATCCGCCTCCTGATCACCGGCGGTAGCCAGGGCGCGCGGCTTCTGTCCGAGTTGCCGCCCGAGGCGATCCGCGCCCTCCCGGAAGCGCTGCGCCAACGTCTGCGTGTCGTCCAGCAGACGCGCGCCGAAAGCCTGCCTTTGGCCCGCCGGATCTACCGCGACGCCCTGGTGGACGCCGAGATCGCGCCTTTCTTCCGCGACATCGCCGCCCGACTGGCGGAGGCGCATCTGGTGATCGGCCGCTCGGGCGCGGGCTCGGTCTGCGAGTTCGCCGTGGCGGGCAAGCCGTCGATCCTGGTGCCGCTGGCCATCGCCATCGACGACGACCAGGGCCAGAACGCCCGCCTGCTGGCCGAGGCCGGCGGCGCCGAGATCGCCCGTGAGCATCAACTGACGGTCGACAGCCTGGCGCTGGCGCTCGAGACCCTGCTCACCAACCCTGAGCGGCTATCGCGGATGGCGGCCGCGGCCCGCGCCGTGGCGATCCCCGACGGCGCCGAGCGCCTGGCCGATGTGGTCGAGCGAACGGCGGCGATGGGGCGCTAA
- the ftsW gene encoding putative lipid II flippase FtsW, with translation MSTASPAHAFARSDRTQIGVWWWTVDRWMLGVVAILIVIGVAMSFSSSPAAAVRMNIGDPFHFAVRQSVFSIGAAVILIGMSMLEVRTIRRAAFFIWLAAVAIMILLPFLGHSAKGATRWVEFGGFSLQPSEFMKPALIVLVAWMFAEGQKGEGVPGVSIAFLLYLLSIGLLLIQPDVGQTVLITVAFFAAFWMAGVPISWVLMLGLTAFGGLISTYFVFPHVASRVDRFLSPDKADTHQVDRAAEAISAGGVFGRGPGEGVMKRHVPDLHTDFIYSVGAEEYGLIFSLLLITLFAFVVVRGLYRAMKLNDSFEQVAAAGLFVLVGQQAIINVAVNLNMIPTKGMTLPFISYGGSSMLAMGLTLGMALGLIRRRPGAYTPQEGLARAGAYT, from the coding sequence ATGAGCACAGCCAGCCCCGCCCACGCCTTCGCCCGCTCCGACCGGACCCAGATCGGCGTCTGGTGGTGGACCGTCGACCGTTGGATGCTGGGCGTCGTGGCGATCCTGATCGTCATCGGCGTGGCCATGTCCTTCTCGTCCAGCCCGGCGGCGGCCGTGCGGATGAACATCGGTGATCCCTTCCACTTCGCCGTCCGCCAGAGCGTCTTCTCCATCGGCGCGGCCGTGATCCTCATCGGCATGTCGATGCTGGAGGTGCGAACCATCCGCCGCGCGGCCTTCTTCATCTGGCTGGCGGCGGTGGCGATCATGATTCTGCTGCCCTTCCTCGGCCATTCGGCCAAGGGCGCGACGCGCTGGGTCGAGTTTGGCGGCTTCTCGTTGCAACCGTCGGAGTTCATGAAGCCGGCGCTGATCGTCCTGGTCGCCTGGATGTTCGCCGAGGGCCAGAAGGGCGAGGGCGTCCCCGGCGTCTCCATCGCCTTCCTGCTCTATCTTCTGTCGATCGGCCTGCTGCTGATCCAGCCCGACGTCGGCCAGACCGTGCTGATCACGGTCGCATTCTTCGCCGCCTTCTGGATGGCGGGGGTGCCGATTTCATGGGTCCTGATGCTGGGGCTGACGGCGTTCGGCGGGCTCATCTCCACCTATTTCGTCTTTCCCCATGTCGCCAGCCGGGTCGACCGGTTCCTGTCGCCGGACAAGGCCGACACCCACCAGGTGGACCGCGCCGCCGAGGCGATCTCCGCCGGCGGCGTGTTCGGCCGCGGCCCGGGCGAGGGCGTGATGAAACGCCACGTGCCCGACCTGCACACCGACTTCATCTATTCGGTGGGGGCCGAGGAGTACGGCCTGATCTTCTCGCTGCTGCTGATAACGCTTTTCGCGTTCGTCGTCGTCCGCGGCCTCTATCGGGCCATGAAGTTGAACGACAGCTTCGAGCAGGTCGCTGCGGCCGGGCTGTTCGTCCTCGTCGGCCAGCAGGCGATCATCAATGTGGCGGTGAACCTGAACATGATCCCGACCAAGGGCATGACGCTCCCCTTCATCTCCTATGGGGGCTCCTCGATGTTGGCCATGGGCCTGACGCTGGGCATGGCGCTTGGCCTGATCCGCCGGCGGCCGGGGGCCTACACCCCGCAGGAAGGCCTGGCCCGCGCCGGCGCCTACACATGA